From Haloarcula hispanica ATCC 33960, the proteins below share one genomic window:
- a CDS encoding DUF5799 family protein → MSDSNWTDRIAGERMAVDQRFNEQVKASSFSSQQWGLVMTAVEFEIENPGDPDAARIVADTSKLSSVMPEMERVANQGPMGGPGGDKSGGSGGGLLSGVKDALGIGGSSGGNKQQEEEAARLAQAYAEQLQEKLESNGRWKSVCEQAQG, encoded by the coding sequence ATGAGCGATTCAAACTGGACCGACCGCATCGCCGGCGAACGGATGGCGGTCGACCAGCGGTTCAACGAACAGGTCAAAGCGTCGTCGTTCTCAAGCCAGCAGTGGGGGCTGGTGATGACTGCCGTTGAGTTCGAGATCGAGAACCCGGGTGACCCAGACGCCGCTCGAATCGTCGCCGATACGTCGAAGCTCTCTAGCGTCATGCCCGAGATGGAACGGGTCGCCAATCAAGGGCCGATGGGCGGTCCCGGCGGTGACAAGTCCGGAGGCTCAGGCGGCGGTCTCCTCTCAGGTGTCAAGGACGCGCTTGGAATAGGTGGGTCCAGTGGCGGGAACAAACAACAGGAGGAAGAGGCGGCACGGCTCGCACAGGCGTACGCTGAGCAACTGCAGGAGAAACTGGAGTCGAACGGGCGCTGGAAGTCCGTCTGTGAGCAGGCCCAGGGTTAG
- a CDS encoding DUF1684 domain-containing protein has translation MDEDTKDWETQLQANRDEKDRFFAEHRQSPIPPEDRDDFDGLSYFDPDHDYRVEATVTVHETPESVDLETSDDRTVRYLHVATLSFDLDGESRELHAFRQAADESRTLFVPFRDKTTGQQSYDGGRYMELEPDRDLSDGDEITLDFNLAYSPFCAYSDTFSCPLPPESNWLDTAVTAGERID, from the coding sequence ATGGACGAAGACACCAAAGACTGGGAGACACAGTTGCAAGCGAATCGGGACGAGAAAGACCGGTTCTTCGCGGAGCACCGCCAATCCCCGATTCCGCCGGAAGACCGCGACGACTTCGACGGACTCAGCTACTTCGACCCGGACCACGACTATCGGGTCGAGGCGACGGTTACGGTCCACGAGACGCCGGAGTCAGTCGATCTGGAGACGAGCGACGACCGAACGGTGCGCTATCTCCACGTCGCGACGCTGTCGTTCGACCTCGACGGCGAGTCCCGCGAACTCCACGCGTTCCGGCAGGCCGCCGACGAGTCCCGGACGCTCTTTGTTCCGTTCCGGGACAAGACCACCGGACAGCAGAGCTACGACGGCGGCCGATACATGGAACTGGAACCCGACCGCGACCTGAGCGACGGCGACGAGATTACGCTGGATTTCAACCTCGCGTACTCGCCGTTCTGTGCCTATAGCGACACCTTCTCCTGTCCGCTCCCGCCGGAGTCGAACTGGCTCGACACCGCGGTGACGGCCGGAGAGCGGATCGACTGA
- a CDS encoding FIST signal transduction protein has protein sequence MTTEFGTGQATGDSGDAAAMDAIREAMADISASEPDFCQIFCSPAYDYDAVLWGARSVVGSDTEIVGCSSSGEFTETGSGNGTVTVGVVSSDSMRFFSSISTELSADPERCLFEAVHDLPASGDPAVDGYPHRTIINLHDGMAGIGNKVTRLTEQYLDDEETPVVGGSAGDDLQLQQTHVFRNDRVETDAVVLTLIAAEDALPVTVNHGHEPISEAMTVTRAEGSTVYELDGRPAFEAWRDAIREDAMETYDIDVDELEAGSEDLVMLLGRYELGIESEPESDADGLASRIKTFIESKLISTTGYNIRWPGHTTDTEGPLDFAVTVSEGTEVVVTHSNKSDQVYAVRNAANNAVNELRGGSVAGGFVYDCACRAMILGEDFDDAVDTIHSAIDAPFAGFETYGEVCSADEDYTGYHNTSSVILLFPE, from the coding sequence ATGACTACTGAGTTTGGGACAGGGCAGGCGACGGGGGACTCGGGAGATGCAGCAGCGATGGACGCCATACGGGAAGCTATGGCCGACATCTCGGCCAGCGAACCGGACTTCTGTCAGATTTTCTGCTCCCCGGCATATGATTACGATGCGGTACTGTGGGGTGCGCGAAGTGTTGTCGGTTCAGATACCGAAATCGTTGGCTGTTCGTCTTCCGGGGAGTTCACTGAAACCGGCTCGGGGAACGGAACTGTTACAGTCGGCGTCGTTTCGTCGGACTCGATGCGGTTCTTCTCCAGCATTTCGACTGAACTCAGTGCTGATCCCGAACGCTGTCTGTTCGAAGCCGTTCATGACCTCCCCGCGAGCGGCGACCCTGCTGTCGATGGGTATCCGCATCGGACGATCATCAACCTCCACGACGGCATGGCCGGAATCGGAAACAAGGTCACGCGACTCACCGAGCAGTACCTCGACGACGAGGAGACGCCGGTCGTCGGCGGGTCTGCGGGTGACGACCTCCAGTTACAGCAGACCCACGTCTTCCGGAACGACCGCGTCGAGACGGACGCCGTCGTCCTCACGCTCATCGCCGCAGAGGACGCGCTCCCGGTGACCGTCAATCACGGCCACGAACCGATCTCCGAGGCGATGACGGTAACCCGTGCAGAGGGAAGCACTGTGTACGAACTCGACGGCAGACCTGCCTTCGAAGCCTGGCGGGACGCGATTCGGGAGGACGCGATGGAGACATACGATATCGATGTCGACGAGCTGGAGGCGGGGTCGGAAGACCTTGTCATGTTGCTCGGTCGCTACGAGCTCGGTATCGAGTCGGAGCCAGAATCTGACGCGGACGGACTCGCTTCCCGAATCAAGACCTTCATCGAGAGTAAACTCATCTCGACGACGGGATACAACATCCGATGGCCGGGCCATACAACCGACACCGAGGGGCCGCTGGACTTCGCTGTCACTGTCTCCGAAGGAACGGAAGTGGTGGTGACACATAGCAATAAATCCGACCAGGTGTATGCGGTCCGGAACGCCGCCAACAACGCTGTCAATGAACTCCGCGGCGGAAGCGTCGCGGGTGGGTTCGTCTACGACTGTGCCTGCCGTGCGATGATTCTCGGCGAGGATTTCGATGACGCCGTCGACACGATTCACAGCGCTATCGACGCGCCCTTCGCCGGCTTCGAAACCTACGGTGAAGTCTGCTCGGCCGACGAGGATTACACTGGCTATCACAACACTTCCTCAGTCATCCTGCTGTTCCCGGAGTGA
- a CDS encoding TRAP transporter permease produces MTGEHTTGSWVDPSRVRMAKYGFLIALGVASTVYHLWFTQLFPFEQDQHKIAHLGFMLVGAAVLAYTPEPETRRERFGNYATLFEAALSAVVAVYLFTAFNRIVYEQLGIYTDLDLFMGLLIILLLLDVCRRVYGPMLSLVGVAGLVYALYGPYFPGILNHNGVQAERLVQGLTVEFGSGVFGVIVEVSGTFIIIFMILAGLLEAYGALEYFVQVGTLIGKRVRSGLAQMTTVASMGMGSVNGSAAANAATTGAFTIPLLKRHGLDRDTAAAYEAVASSGGQIMPPIMGAAAFIMAEITGTSYLKIIVIGFLPALLFYGTVAIGVHLTTVKEGLTSEIDEEELTDVETVDRDRKNALDRIFGRTTTAVSFGQISVRNLLVEGLALWVPLAVLLYALVVLLYDPLYAGFLSIMSAFPAAFVQGIFFRDGYGIRDFFVDTMDGLGRGMENAAPIAVSLGVMNIFVGVLNLTGFTQVFASSLVELSGGVLALLLMFAMIAALLFGLGMPTVAAYITAVLLIAPALTEAGVDLLAAHFFVFYFAILSALTPPVAIACLVTARVAGGNFWRTAGKSLVLGAPLFVLPYIFVVNDSLLFWSVPATPITFVVVGIGLVAAVAAIVNYFSGQLRIPSRAGLLVAAGAAMFAPLAPMTAAVQTVATLTIFALLYMEVRYDSGSETGQSEQASVDD; encoded by the coding sequence ATGACGGGGGAACACACAACCGGGAGCTGGGTCGACCCGTCCCGGGTACGCATGGCCAAGTACGGGTTCCTGATAGCCTTGGGAGTCGCCTCGACGGTCTATCACCTCTGGTTCACCCAGCTGTTCCCGTTCGAACAGGACCAACACAAGATCGCCCACCTCGGATTCATGCTCGTCGGGGCGGCTGTCCTCGCGTATACCCCCGAACCCGAGACGCGCCGGGAGCGGTTCGGAAACTACGCGACGCTATTTGAGGCCGCTCTCTCGGCCGTCGTCGCCGTCTACCTCTTTACGGCCTTCAACCGCATCGTCTACGAGCAACTCGGGATATACACCGACCTCGACTTGTTCATGGGGCTGTTGATCATCCTGCTGTTGTTGGATGTCTGCAGGCGGGTTTACGGTCCGATGCTGTCGCTGGTCGGCGTAGCTGGCCTTGTCTATGCGCTGTATGGCCCGTATTTCCCGGGTATTTTGAACCACAATGGAGTTCAGGCCGAACGACTGGTGCAGGGTCTGACAGTTGAGTTCGGCAGCGGCGTCTTCGGCGTCATTGTCGAGGTTTCGGGGACGTTTATTATTATCTTCATGATCCTCGCGGGGCTGTTGGAAGCGTACGGCGCGCTGGAGTATTTCGTCCAGGTCGGAACGCTGATCGGCAAACGGGTCCGGTCCGGATTGGCGCAGATGACGACGGTCGCGAGCATGGGTATGGGGTCGGTCAACGGCAGCGCGGCCGCCAACGCGGCGACGACGGGCGCGTTTACCATCCCGTTGCTCAAGCGTCACGGGCTCGATAGAGATACCGCAGCGGCCTACGAGGCGGTGGCCTCCAGCGGCGGCCAGATTATGCCACCGATCATGGGTGCAGCGGCATTCATAATGGCCGAGATCACCGGGACGAGCTACCTGAAGATCATCGTCATCGGGTTCCTGCCGGCACTCCTGTTCTACGGAACGGTCGCTATCGGTGTTCATCTGACAACCGTCAAAGAAGGGCTCACGAGCGAGATTGACGAGGAAGAACTGACCGACGTAGAGACGGTCGACAGGGATCGGAAAAACGCACTCGATAGGATCTTCGGCCGAACGACAACCGCTGTTTCCTTCGGTCAGATATCGGTTCGTAACCTGCTCGTCGAGGGGCTCGCGCTGTGGGTCCCGCTGGCCGTTCTCCTGTACGCACTGGTCGTTCTCCTGTACGATCCGCTGTACGCAGGGTTCCTCTCGATAATGTCCGCGTTCCCGGCCGCGTTCGTCCAGGGGATCTTTTTTCGCGATGGCTACGGAATCCGCGACTTCTTCGTGGACACTATGGACGGCCTGGGCCGCGGGATGGAAAACGCAGCCCCGATTGCGGTGTCGCTGGGCGTCATGAACATCTTCGTCGGTGTGTTGAACCTCACCGGGTTCACGCAGGTGTTCGCCTCCAGCCTCGTTGAACTCTCGGGAGGCGTGCTCGCGCTGTTGCTCATGTTCGCGATGATCGCGGCGCTTCTCTTTGGTCTCGGGATGCCGACCGTCGCGGCCTACATCACGGCCGTGCTGCTGATCGCACCGGCACTGACCGAGGCCGGTGTCGACCTGCTCGCCGCGCACTTCTTCGTGTTCTACTTCGCGATTCTCTCGGCGCTGACGCCGCCGGTTGCCATCGCCTGCCTCGTCACAGCCAGGGTCGCAGGCGGGAATTTCTGGCGGACTGCCGGAAAGTCGCTCGTGCTCGGGGCGCCGCTGTTTGTTCTTCCGTACATCTTCGTCGTCAACGATAGCCTGTTGTTCTGGTCGGTTCCGGCGACACCGATTACGTTCGTCGTCGTGGGAATCGGTCTCGTCGCCGCCGTGGCAGCCATTGTCAACTACTTCTCTGGCCAACTCAGGATTCCGAGTCGCGCCGGGCTACTGGTGGCTGCGGGAGCAGCGATGTTCGCTCCGCTGGCGCCGATGACCGCTGCCGTACAGACCGTCGCAACACTCACCATCTTCGCGTTGCTGTACATGGAGGTGAGATACGATTCCGGATCCGAAACCGGACAGTCCGAACAGGCCTCAGTCGACGACTGA
- the pfkB gene encoding 1-phosphofructokinase, with protein sequence MIVTVTYNPAVDQTIQFDEQMAPDRVMRADEAQFDAGGKGINAAQFLTAMDRPCVATGLLGGFTGSFIRETLQDDGVETAFVDVDGTTRLNTTAIAAAGEYKLNQAGPTVGESVVDALLEQVRAQSPDRVLIGGSLPPGLSPNAIDRIAAGGDWETIVDTGGDVLRELDAQYGLCKPNRAELGDATGADVSTVEGCADAADAFRDRGFDRVLASLGADGAVLVGDTGRLYAEALDINVVDTVGAGDALLSGVLSAWEAGADDETALRTGVAVSSQVVQRAGTAVPDLNDIGSLRDGVTVRQL encoded by the coding sequence CGCCGTCGACCAGACGATTCAGTTCGACGAGCAGATGGCTCCCGACCGTGTGATGCGGGCCGACGAGGCGCAGTTCGACGCGGGCGGGAAGGGCATCAACGCCGCGCAGTTCCTCACCGCGATGGACCGGCCCTGCGTTGCGACGGGACTGCTAGGTGGGTTCACGGGGTCGTTCATCAGAGAGACGCTGCAAGACGACGGCGTCGAGACAGCCTTCGTCGACGTGGACGGGACAACGCGGCTCAACACCACCGCTATCGCAGCCGCGGGGGAGTACAAGCTAAATCAGGCCGGACCGACTGTCGGCGAGTCGGTTGTCGACGCGCTGCTCGAACAGGTGCGAGCGCAGTCCCCCGACCGCGTACTCATCGGTGGGAGCCTGCCGCCGGGGCTGTCCCCCAACGCTATCGACCGCATTGCGGCCGGTGGCGACTGGGAGACCATCGTCGACACCGGCGGCGATGTCCTTCGAGAGCTCGACGCGCAGTATGGACTTTGCAAGCCGAACCGCGCCGAACTCGGGGACGCGACCGGGGCCGACGTCTCTACCGTCGAGGGGTGTGCGGACGCGGCGGACGCGTTCCGGGACCGGGGCTTCGACCGGGTGCTGGCCTCCCTCGGCGCGGACGGCGCGGTCCTTGTCGGCGACACAGGCCGACTGTACGCGGAGGCGCTCGACATCAATGTTGTCGACACCGTCGGGGCCGGCGACGCGCTCCTCTCTGGCGTCCTGAGCGCCTGGGAAGCCGGCGCGGACGACGAGACGGCGCTCCGGACCGGCGTGGCCGTCTCATCGCAGGTCGTCCAGCGGGCCGGCACGGCCGTTCCGGACCTGAACGATATCGGCTCACTCCGGGATGGCGTGACGGTCCGACAGCTGTAG
- a CDS encoding OsmC family protein, whose translation MADIEVESTCEEGYTVESIINGEWELIVDALSENGPSPNEILAADYASCYIPALRVAADKYGHEDIGSVDVEVAAGLDEDDDLEYIDFHVEVEASLADEEQDIVELAEDICHVHSALQDELHAEITIESGV comes from the coding sequence ATGGCAGATATCGAAGTCGAGAGCACCTGCGAGGAAGGATACACAGTAGAGAGTATTATCAACGGCGAGTGGGAGCTTATCGTCGATGCGCTGAGCGAGAACGGCCCGTCGCCGAACGAGATTCTGGCCGCCGACTACGCCTCCTGTTATATCCCGGCACTGCGCGTCGCCGCCGACAAGTACGGCCACGAGGACATCGGCAGCGTCGATGTCGAGGTCGCTGCGGGTCTCGATGAGGACGACGACTTGGAATACATTGACTTCCACGTCGAGGTCGAGGCGTCACTCGCCGACGAAGAGCAGGATATCGTGGAACTCGCCGAGGACATCTGTCACGTCCACTCGGCGCTGCAGGATGAGCTACACGCCGAAATCACCATCGAGTCCGGCGTCTGA
- a CDS encoding CPBP family intramembrane glutamic endopeptidase produces the protein MATATRDSPILQAFQYGFTLFSALSLGVIGLGFGSILLLTIAFSLSLGAGVQITQVQTLVLGLITVQGIGCPVIAYTYIKLRPVIRTKLREVFSYSADSGEFDIGVSVPSFREAAIVVLGYASAMVGLVVVAVIITTLVSMFGIETATNQAAEIGMENPDVLLLLIPASFLLIGPGEELLFRGVVQGRIRDYFGPISGVTIASVIFAGIHYPALSGGSVTGKLVGVCALLIPSLILGATYEYTDNIVVPSLIHGAYNATLFTGLYVTVKFSGELSSAAGVLSNSGF, from the coding sequence ATGGCAACCGCGACCCGCGACAGTCCGATTCTGCAGGCCTTCCAGTACGGGTTTACGCTCTTCTCTGCGCTCTCGCTGGGGGTGATTGGCCTGGGATTCGGATCGATCCTGCTTCTCACCATCGCATTTTCGCTGTCACTCGGTGCAGGAGTACAGATAACGCAAGTACAGACGCTGGTTCTCGGGCTGATAACGGTCCAGGGAATCGGCTGCCCGGTCATCGCGTACACGTACATCAAGCTCAGACCGGTGATCAGAACGAAGCTCCGCGAGGTGTTCTCTTACTCTGCGGACAGCGGCGAGTTCGATATCGGTGTTTCTGTGCCGAGTTTCCGCGAGGCCGCCATCGTCGTGCTGGGCTACGCCAGCGCGATGGTCGGACTCGTGGTAGTAGCCGTCATCATCACGACGCTCGTCTCGATGTTCGGAATCGAAACGGCAACCAATCAGGCCGCGGAGATCGGCATGGAGAACCCCGATGTCCTCCTCCTGTTGATTCCCGCCTCGTTCCTCCTCATCGGTCCGGGCGAGGAACTGCTGTTCCGCGGGGTCGTTCAGGGCCGCATTCGGGACTACTTCGGCCCGATTTCGGGCGTCACCATCGCGAGCGTCATCTTCGCCGGCATTCACTACCCCGCCCTCAGCGGCGGATCGGTCACGGGCAAACTTGTCGGGGTGTGTGCCCTCCTCATTCCGTCGCTCATCCTCGGTGCAACCTACGAGTACACAGACAACATCGTCGTTCCGTCACTCATCCACGGCGCGTACAACGCCACGCTGTTTACTGGCCTCTACGTCACCGTGAAGTTCAGTGGTGAACTCTCGTCCGCCGCGGGTGTCCTCAGTAACAGCGGGTTCTGA
- a CDS encoding DnaJ domain-containing protein yields MEATFYGILGVDPDATEETIVRAYREQTKAHHPDVSDDPAAGERFKRLTQAKNVLTDEAERARYDRLGHDAYVNRHVDSGADGGTATGGVSDIAQQYVDQRVDTGTTGGATAKATQRPTQTRGGSTGYGTATEYYKPGQRVRPTQPSGVETLLDSLRRIGPWLFVHLALLVCTIIAAVLLAVGGLTGDLSPVVASVMAVSMVTISLVVSATHMLTHISG; encoded by the coding sequence ATGGAAGCGACGTTCTACGGTATTCTGGGGGTGGACCCAGATGCCACCGAGGAGACGATAGTCCGCGCCTACCGGGAACAGACGAAAGCGCATCACCCGGACGTGAGTGACGACCCCGCCGCGGGAGAACGGTTCAAGCGACTCACGCAGGCGAAGAACGTGCTCACGGACGAGGCCGAGCGAGCGCGATACGACCGGCTCGGTCACGACGCATACGTCAACAGGCACGTCGACAGCGGCGCGGACGGCGGAACAGCCACGGGCGGTGTCAGTGACATCGCACAGCAGTACGTCGACCAGCGGGTCGACACAGGGACGACGGGCGGGGCAACGGCGAAAGCGACACAGCGGCCCACCCAGACTCGTGGCGGAAGCACGGGCTACGGGACTGCCACAGAGTACTACAAGCCCGGCCAGCGAGTCCGGCCGACACAGCCGTCGGGAGTCGAGACGCTGCTCGATTCACTGCGACGTATCGGTCCGTGGCTATTCGTCCATCTGGCCCTGCTGGTCTGTACGATCATTGCCGCCGTGCTGCTCGCAGTCGGTGGCCTCACCGGGGACCTCTCGCCGGTTGTCGCCAGCGTCATGGCCGTCTCGATGGTGACGATATCGCTGGTCGTCTCAGCGACCCACATGCTCACACACATTTCAGGCTGA
- a CDS encoding class I fructose-bisphosphate aldolase, with product MRPLGDSPLVRNDKTLVLAHDHGLEHGPKQFSGVEERLDPREVFEMATHDAVTALAVGKGLAETYYPSYEDDVNLLAKLNGGSDLWMGDPYSPQNWSVDYAAELGADAIGYTVYPGVNRETDMFEDFRPVQENARDHDLPIAMWSYPRGQAIKEHRSPSTIAYAARIGLELGADFTKVKYPRDKEAMAHAVRSAADNRVLLSGGSKTSDRDFLELVEDCMDVGVAGLAVGRNVWQRDDPYDILDKLEGVIFEDATADDVL from the coding sequence ATGCGACCACTGGGTGACTCACCGCTCGTACGGAACGACAAGACGCTGGTGCTAGCACACGACCACGGGCTGGAACACGGTCCCAAGCAGTTCAGCGGCGTCGAGGAGCGCCTCGACCCGCGTGAGGTGTTCGAGATGGCGACCCACGACGCCGTGACGGCGCTAGCTGTCGGGAAGGGCCTCGCCGAAACGTACTACCCGAGCTACGAAGACGACGTGAACCTGCTGGCGAAGCTCAACGGCGGTTCGGACCTCTGGATGGGCGACCCGTACTCGCCCCAGAACTGGTCGGTCGACTACGCGGCCGAACTCGGTGCTGACGCCATCGGCTACACCGTCTACCCGGGTGTCAACCGCGAGACCGATATGTTCGAGGACTTCCGCCCGGTGCAGGAGAACGCCCGCGACCACGACCTGCCGATTGCGATGTGGTCGTACCCGCGCGGACAGGCCATCAAGGAGCACCGCAGTCCGTCGACCATCGCCTACGCGGCCCGAATCGGGCTCGAACTCGGGGCTGACTTCACGAAGGTCAAGTACCCGCGCGACAAGGAAGCGATGGCCCACGCCGTCCGCTCGGCCGCAGACAACCGCGTCCTGCTCTCCGGCGGGTCGAAGACCTCGGACCGCGACTTCCTCGAACTCGTCGAGGACTGCATGGACGTCGGCGTCGCCGGCCTCGCGGTCGGCCGCAACGTCTGGCAGCGCGACGACCCCTACGACATTCTGGACAAACTCGAAGGCGTCATCTTCGAGGACGCGACAGCCGACGACGTCCTGTAG
- a CDS encoding UbiA family prenyltransferase, with protein sequence MAVARHETGPFAAVSALASQVHPVFMLPPLATSLFGGLLSGGFWPPVAALHAGAMFFAVYTAHVKDGYVDFHVRGEDDDHPLTGSGCRMALIGAALGFALCTAAIWLLVGPGAALLTLPTWVIGYTHAPQLDMNPVGATMGYPTGIALALLGGYYAQVTTLTPRALGLAAVFLLLLTGIKIIDDEQDYDYDRSIQKRTVAVVLGHQRARRLAFGLFGAGLLGIVGLSVALPGVPPSAAAAALVFGTVAAIAQRGDPETATMLLIRGSYLLLAVLVTAVWFRPLA encoded by the coding sequence ATGGCAGTCGCCCGACACGAAACCGGTCCGTTCGCGGCCGTGAGTGCCCTTGCTTCGCAGGTCCATCCGGTGTTTATGCTGCCACCACTCGCGACCTCGCTGTTCGGTGGGTTGCTCTCCGGTGGGTTCTGGCCGCCGGTGGCCGCGCTCCACGCGGGTGCGATGTTCTTCGCCGTCTACACGGCTCACGTCAAGGACGGTTACGTCGATTTCCACGTCCGCGGCGAGGACGACGACCACCCGCTCACTGGTTCGGGCTGTCGCATGGCGCTGATCGGCGCAGCCCTCGGCTTCGCGCTCTGTACGGCGGCCATCTGGCTGCTGGTCGGTCCCGGCGCGGCGCTGTTGACGCTTCCGACCTGGGTCATCGGGTACACCCACGCGCCGCAGTTGGACATGAACCCCGTCGGCGCGACGATGGGCTACCCGACGGGCATCGCGCTGGCGTTGCTAGGCGGCTACTACGCTCAGGTGACGACGCTGACACCGCGAGCACTCGGTCTCGCGGCCGTGTTCCTCCTGCTGTTGACCGGCATCAAGATTATCGACGACGAGCAGGACTACGACTACGACCGGTCGATACAGAAACGGACCGTCGCCGTTGTCCTGGGCCACCAACGCGCCCGGCGGCTCGCGTTCGGCCTGTTCGGCGCGGGCCTCCTTGGAATTGTCGGGCTGTCCGTGGCATTGCCCGGGGTTCCGCCGAGCGCCGCGGCGGCTGCGCTCGTCTTCGGGACGGTTGCGGCTATCGCCCAACGAGGCGACCCCGAAACCGCGACGATGCTGCTGATTCGCGGGTCGTATCTCCTGTTGGCCGTCCTCGTCACTGCTGTCTGGTTCCGACCGCTAGCGTGA
- a CDS encoding DUF7557 family protein, with the protein MPSVELDAETVARLDDLRVEDESYDEIVTELINIYEAEELTLFHSGD; encoded by the coding sequence ATGCCATCCGTGGAACTGGACGCCGAAACAGTGGCGCGCCTTGACGACCTCCGTGTCGAGGACGAGTCGTACGACGAAATCGTGACGGAACTCATCAACATCTACGAGGCCGAGGAGCTAACACTGTTTCACAGCGGCGACTAA
- a CDS encoding PAS domain S-box protein, producing the protein MVGSVRVLHIDDEPDFADLTAAYLERAMDSFSVDTAMRVDEVITDRPQDTYDCIISDYDMPGMNGLEFLERIREDAPKLPFILYTGKGSEEIAAEAISAGVTDYIQKEPGTSQYTVLANRVQNAVEARRDELQVTRGHRAMNAAWDGISTLDDEGRFTYLNDAYAATFGYERDELLGEHWQKIHSAESLKTVDDEILPAVNENGTWTGETLLERADGTQFIGEHTVASIANDGSVCVVRDRTDREELDKQLRHERERFRLLVDAVENYAMFLLDPDGLIQSWNAGAKQLMQYEESDILGEHFSTFHTEKQVADGIPDQLLREAGECGKATDRGLRVRKDGSTFWADVAITELRENGDSRGFAKVVKDITEEIERERLQATAERYREKLYEVTNDTDRRFEQRLVDVLELGVEYLAVDQGHLVAIDPKAGTHEIIATSGEPSLTAPGDITSLSETYCRRTVESDGILSVYNAEQQGLGDDPAYQRYGIGCYLGAKIEVDGELFGTVCFVARDSRSGQFRQDEQAFVELLTRWLKYELSRRDGQIQWPLKP; encoded by the coding sequence ATGGTTGGTTCAGTGCGCGTCTTACATATCGATGACGAACCGGACTTTGCCGATCTAACTGCGGCATATCTCGAGCGGGCCATGGATTCATTCAGCGTCGACACCGCGATGCGGGTCGACGAGGTCATCACGGACCGCCCGCAGGACACGTATGACTGTATTATCAGCGACTACGATATGCCTGGCATGAACGGGCTGGAGTTCCTCGAACGGATTCGCGAGGACGCACCGAAGCTTCCGTTCATCCTCTACACTGGGAAGGGCAGCGAAGAGATCGCGGCCGAGGCAATCTCCGCAGGTGTCACGGACTATATCCAGAAGGAACCGGGAACGTCCCAGTACACGGTGCTAGCGAACAGGGTGCAAAACGCGGTCGAAGCCCGCAGAGACGAACTGCAAGTCACGCGTGGTCACCGCGCAATGAACGCGGCCTGGGACGGCATCAGCACACTGGACGACGAGGGTCGGTTCACCTATTTGAACGACGCCTACGCAGCCACGTTCGGCTACGAGCGCGACGAGCTTCTGGGCGAACACTGGCAGAAAATCCACTCGGCAGAGAGCCTCAAAACGGTCGATGATGAAATACTCCCGGCTGTCAACGAGAACGGGACGTGGACGGGTGAGACACTGCTCGAACGCGCCGACGGGACACAGTTCATCGGCGAGCACACCGTCGCGAGTATCGCAAATGACGGCTCCGTCTGCGTAGTCCGTGACCGGACTGACCGCGAAGAACTCGACAAACAACTGCGACACGAGCGCGAGCGGTTCCGGCTACTCGTCGATGCGGTCGAGAATTACGCGATGTTTCTGCTCGACCCCGACGGCCTCATCCAGTCGTGGAACGCCGGTGCGAAACAGCTCATGCAGTACGAGGAATCTGATATCCTCGGCGAGCACTTCTCGACGTTTCACACAGAGAAACAGGTGGCCGACGGCATTCCCGACCAACTGCTGCGAGAAGCCGGGGAATGCGGCAAGGCCACCGACCGCGGGCTCCGCGTTCGGAAGGACGGGAGCACATTCTGGGCAGATGTGGCCATCACTGAACTCCGGGAAAACGGCGACTCCCGTGGCTTTGCGAAAGTGGTCAAGGACATCACGGAGGAGATCGAACGGGAGCGGCTACAGGCGACGGCCGAACGCTACCGAGAGAAACTCTACGAGGTCACGAACGATACAGACCGCCGGTTCGAACAGCGGTTAGTCGACGTACTGGAACTCGGTGTCGAGTATCTTGCCGTCGATCAGGGCCATCTCGTCGCAATCGATCCCAAGGCGGGCACGCATGAAATAATCGCTACCAGCGGCGAACCGTCTCTCACCGCCCCCGGCGACATCACATCGCTTTCCGAGACCTACTGCCGACGAACCGTCGAATCCGACGGGATTCTCTCAGTCTACAACGCCGAGCAGCAGGGTCTGGGTGACGACCCCGCATACCAGCGGTACGGTATCGGCTGTTACCTCGGTGCGAAAATCGAAGTCGACGGTGAGCTGTTCGGGACGGTCTGTTTCGTTGCTCGTGACTCCCGGTCGGGCCAGTTCAGACAGGACGAACAGGCCTTCGTCGAACTACTCACCCGCTGGCTCAAGTACGAACTGAGCCGACGCGACGGACAGATTCAGTGGCCGCTAAAACCCTAG